The Bosea sp. 685 DNA window CGGGCTCACCGAGATCAGCGGCGATGCGGTCGGCCCAGGCGCCGGCGGCGTTGACGATGCGGGGACTGAAGAAATCGCCGGCATCGGTGACGACACGCCAGTTTGCGCCGTCGCGCTCGACCTTCGTGACCTTGACGCCCTCGCGGATCGTCGCCCCCATTTCGGAGGCCTTGCGCTTGAAGGCCTGGGTGGCACGCAGCGGAATGGCGGCGCCGTCGCGGCGCGAGATCACGCCGCCGGGGCAGGTCTCGGAGACGGCCGGGACGATCTCGCGCAGCTCCCTGGCGTCGATCATCTCCTCGTGATGGAAGCCGCGCAGGTTGAGATCCTCGACGCGGGCGCGGCAACCGGCGAGATCGGCCTCGTTTTCCGCGACCAGCACCTGGCCGTCCGAGGTGAAGCCGCAATCATCCTCGACGAGCTCGGCGATCCCATGCCAGATCGCCATCGAGGTGTTGGAGAGCGGAATTTCCGCGACATGGCGCGCGAGCTGGCGCACGCCGCCGGCATTGACGCCCGAAGCATGGCGGCCGGCATGGTCCTTCTCGATCAGGATGACCGAGAGGCCGCGCAAGGCGCAGTGCAGCGCGGTCGAGCAGCCATGGATGCCGCCGCCGATGACGATGACATCGGCGCTGCGGCGCGGCCTGCTCACCGGACCACCGCTTTGACGGCCGCCTCGCTCTGCGGCAACGAGGCGAGCTCGGCCAGCGTCACCGGCTTCACCGGCGGGCGCAGGCGGTAATAGCCGACCTCGGCGGGTGTCGTGCCGCGCGTCTCAGCGATCAGCTCGACCACGGTCGGCCCGCAAAGCCGCCCTTGGCAAGGACCCATGCCGCAGCGCAAAAAAGCCTTCATCTGGTTGGGCCCGGTGACGCCAAGCCGTTTGGCGGCATCGCGCACCTGCCCGGCAGTGACCTCCTCGCAGCGGCAGATGATGGTGTCGTCCACGATTGGTGCGAGGAATTGCGTGGCCGGCTTGTAGAGCAGGTCGAGAAAGCGGCGGCCGCGCAGCGTGCGCCCGAGCGCCGTGCGGATCGGAGCGGCGTGATTGTCGCGCTCCGCGATGGTGATGCGGCCAAGCCGCCTGGCCGAGTCGAGCGCCGCGATCTCGCCACGCAGCGCCGCACTCTCGGCCCCGCCGATGCCGGCGCCGTCGCCGGCGATCGCGATACCTGGCACGGATGAGGCGAACCAATCGTCGAGCTGTGGCACCCAGCAATGCTGGACCGTGTCGAACTCATGCGCGCAGCCGGCGGCATTGGAGAGGTTGACGCTCGGGATGACGCCCTGATGCAGCAGGAGCGTGTCGCAGGCGATGCTCTCCGAGGCGCCGCCGCGCTCGAAGCGGATGGTGGAGAGCCGGCCCGAGCCTTCGACTGCGAGGCTGGTGACGCCCCCGAGGAAGCGCAGGCTGCGGCGCGCCTTGGCCATCAGCTTTAGCCCCTTGGCGAGATAGGGCGAGCGCAGGAAGTCGGGCAGCGCGCCAAGCGCGGCTGGCCAGTTGCGCCGGGGCGTGGTGTCGAGGACGGCGACGATCTCGGCGCCGGCGGCGGCTAGCTGACCCGCCAGGAGATAGAGCAGCGGCCCGCAGCCGGCGATCACGGTGCGGCCCTTGGGGACGATCGCCGAACTCTTCAGCGCGATCTGCGCCGCGCCGGCCGTCATCACGCCGGGCAAGGTCCAGCCCGGGATCGGGAAGGGCCGCTCCTGCGCGCCGGTTGCCAGGATGACCTGCCCGGCGGTGATCAGCCGAGCGCGGCCGTCGAGCGAAAGGCCGATTTCGAAGGATGCTCCATCCGACTCGACGTCGGGAGCAATCGACCAGACGGTGCAGCGCGCGGCATAGGCGGCAGCCGAACGTTTGAGGCGGGCGACGAGGTCCGCACCGCGCCAGTAATCCACGCCGAGCACGGCGCGGTCGGTGACCGGCGTCGTCGTGATCGACCGGTAGATCTGGCCGCCCGGCTCAGGGTTCTCGTCGACGAGCAGCACGGCAAGGCCGAGCTCGCTCGCGCGTGCCGCGGCCGAGAGGCCGGCGGGGCCGGCGCCGACGACGGCGAGGTCGTAATGCTCGGCGAGCTGGCCGATTTCGGTGAGGGGCTTCATCCTTGCATTTCCTCGGGCTGACGCCGGCCATGCTGGGTTTCAATGGTCATGCCGTCGCGCAGCGGCACCATGCAGCCTTGCCGGTTGCCGACGCCGTCGATGACCACGAGGCATTCGAAGCAGACGCCCATCAGGCAATAGGGCGCGCGCGGCGCGCCTGAGACAGGGGTTTCGCGGCAGACATCGACGCCGTTCGCCAGCAGGGAGGCTGCGACCGTGTCACCGTCGCGCCCAATCAGCGGGCGGCCGTCGAAGCTGAAGCTGAGCGTGGCGGCGCTCTTGGCGTCAGACATGGGCCTAAACATGGAACCTCCGTGCGGAAAAGCTCGCGACCGCGTCCGGCAGCACGCCGGAGAGAATGGCGGGGGCGAGCGTCAGGACATGGTTGGCAGCCAGCGTCACGCCGGAATGGCAGGTGACGACGAAGGCGCCAGGGCAGCTTCGGGACAGGTCGTAGATCGGGAAGCCGTCAGGGCTCATCACGCGCAGCGCCGACCAGGTCCTCACCACGTTGAGCCCGGCGAGGCGCGGGAACATCCTGACCGCGCGCTCGGCCATGACCGAGAGAATCGGCTGGCCGACGACCGTGTCGAAGCCGCGATCCTCCTGGCTGTCGCCGATCATGACGCCGCCCTCATCGGTCTGGCGGACCGTCACCATCGGATTGTGCAGGAAGGGCGCGGTCTTCTCGGTGACGATGATCTGGCCCTTGCTCGGCTTCACCGGCGCGTCGAGGCCGACCATCGGCGCGAGCCGGGCATTGCCGAGCCCGGCTGCGAGCACGACCTTGGCCGTGGCGATCTCACCCCAGGAGCCATTGATGCGGAAGCCGCCGTCGCGGGGCGTGATGCTCTCGACCGGGCAGTTCGGCCGGTAATCGACGCCGCGACGCGTCGTCGCCTCGCGCAGCGCCCGGAACAGCTTGAGCGAGTTCACATGGCCGTCGAGCGGGGAATAGATCGCGCCGACCACGTCCTTGCCGATATCGGGCAGACGCCGTTTCGTCTCGGCGTGGCCGAGGACTTCATAGGGGAAATCGGTCAGCGTCGTCTGGTTGTGCAGGCGATGCATCGCATCGACGCGCTTCCCGAGTTCGTCCTGTGACAGGCAGAGCATGAAGCCGCCGGGTTGGCTGTGGGCGACGTCGATACCGGTCTCTTCACCGAGGATGTCGGCAAGCCCGTGCCAGTCATCGGCCGAACGGCGCGACCACATCGCGTATTCCGGCATGCCGAAGCCTTTCGACTGCACCCAGACCAGTGCAAAATTGCCGCGCGAAGCCCGAGGCACCGCGTCGCCTTCGTCGAGGATGGTGACGCGCGCGCCGCTGCGGGCGAGCCCCAGCGCGATCGCGCCGCCGACCACGCCGCCGCCGATGACGACGACGTCCGGTTCCGTGTGATTGCTCTTGGACGACACGTGGGTTCAGCCTTTTCCGGTTCCGACGAACAGCCGGTCGAGCCCGAACAGCCGGTCCAGCGCGATCAGGAGACCGGCGGTAAGGGCGATCAGACAGGTCGAGACGGCTGCGATGAGAGGGTCGATATTGTCCTGGATGTAGAGGAACATCCGAACGGGCAGGGTCACGGTTGCAGGCGAGGCGATGAAGACGGTCATCGTCACCTCGTCGAAGGAGTTGATCGCGGCCAGCAGCCAGCCCGAGACCACGCCGGGCAGGATCAAGGGCAGCGTCACCCTGCGGAACACCGTGGCATGGCCGGCGCCGAGCGAGATCGCCGCATGCTCGATGCGCTGGTCGATGCCGTAGGAGGCGGCGAGCACGAGCCTGAGCGCGAAGGGCAGCACCACGATGATGTGGCTGAGCACCAGCCCGAGGAAGGTGCCGGACAGGCCGATCTGGGTGAAGAAGCGCAGGAAGGCGATGCCGAGCACGACATGAGGCACCATCAGGGGCGACATGAACAG harbors:
- a CDS encoding ABC transporter permease, encoding MRRNGPLALCFHALFVIFMLAPLLIVCVVAFTPEGYLSLPTRGPSLRWFKAIFDYPEFIRAFRDSLWLAALSSTVAIMLAVPAALAIARHRFPGREALTTLFMSPLMVPHVVLGIAFLRFFTQIGLSGTFLGLVLSHIIVVLPFALRLVLAASYGIDQRIEHAAISLGAGHATVFRRVTLPLILPGVVSGWLLAAINSFDEVTMTVFIASPATVTLPVRMFLYIQDNIDPLIAAVSTCLIALTAGLLIALDRLFGLDRLFVGTGKG
- a CDS encoding FAD-dependent oxidoreductase; its protein translation is MSRPRRSADVIVIGGGIHGCSTALHCALRGLSVILIEKDHAGRHASGVNAGGVRQLARHVAEIPLSNTSMAIWHGIAELVEDDCGFTSDGQVLVAENEADLAGCRARVEDLNLRGFHHEEMIDARELREIVPAVSETCPGGVISRRDGAAIPLRATQAFKRKASEMGATIREGVKVTKVERDGANWRVVTDAGDFFSPRIVNAAGAWADRIAADLGEPVPLEVIAPMLMVTAPMPAFIKPVVILRGRKLSFKQFGNGTVLIGGGYLGRAIRDENRTILDWGKLATNAKTVWDLFPIMRGAPILRAWAGIEARMPDDLPCFGPSARHEGVYHQFGFSAHGFQLGPGAGAVMAEIIATGHSNVPIDGLDIARFAQAS
- a CDS encoding FAD-dependent oxidoreductase, with amino-acid sequence MKPLTEIGQLAEHYDLAVVGAGPAGLSAAARASELGLAVLLVDENPEPGGQIYRSITTTPVTDRAVLGVDYWRGADLVARLKRSAAAYAARCTVWSIAPDVESDGASFEIGLSLDGRARLITAGQVILATGAQERPFPIPGWTLPGVMTAGAAQIALKSSAIVPKGRTVIAGCGPLLYLLAGQLAAAGAEIVAVLDTTPRRNWPAALGALPDFLRSPYLAKGLKLMAKARRSLRFLGGVTSLAVEGSGRLSTIRFERGGASESIACDTLLLHQGVIPSVNLSNAAGCAHEFDTVQHCWVPQLDDWFASSVPGIAIAGDGAGIGGAESAALRGEIAALDSARRLGRITIAERDNHAAPIRTALGRTLRGRRFLDLLYKPATQFLAPIVDDTIICRCEEVTAGQVRDAAKRLGVTGPNQMKAFLRCGMGPCQGRLCGPTVVELIAETRGTTPAEVGYYRLRPPVKPVTLAELASLPQSEAAVKAVVR
- a CDS encoding FAD-dependent oxidoreductase gives rise to the protein MSSKSNHTEPDVVVIGGGVVGGAIALGLARSGARVTILDEGDAVPRASRGNFALVWVQSKGFGMPEYAMWSRRSADDWHGLADILGEETGIDVAHSQPGGFMLCLSQDELGKRVDAMHRLHNQTTLTDFPYEVLGHAETKRRLPDIGKDVVGAIYSPLDGHVNSLKLFRALREATTRRGVDYRPNCPVESITPRDGGFRINGSWGEIATAKVVLAAGLGNARLAPMVGLDAPVKPSKGQIIVTEKTAPFLHNPMVTVRQTDEGGVMIGDSQEDRGFDTVVGQPILSVMAERAVRMFPRLAGLNVVRTWSALRVMSPDGFPIYDLSRSCPGAFVVTCHSGVTLAANHVLTLAPAILSGVLPDAVASFSARRFHV
- a CDS encoding (2Fe-2S)-binding protein produces the protein MFRPMSDAKSAATLSFSFDGRPLIGRDGDTVAASLLANGVDVCRETPVSGAPRAPYCLMGVCFECLVVIDGVGNRQGCMVPLRDGMTIETQHGRRQPEEMQG